TCAAGTGGACCAGCATCGCGCTAGATTGTGGATATTACGATCAGTCTCACTTGATCCGCGATTTTCGTGCATTTTCAGGAGTGACGCCCGAGGAATATCAGCCGATCGAAGCGGATCGCAAGAATCATATGATCCTGGAATGACGGGCGACAATTTTATCCAATACAAGTTTTGTGTAGGTGGCTATGCTAGCATCAGATGTTTAAAAAACCAACTACTCGCTAATGAGGAGCCAACGCGATGACTGACAACACAAGACCTGTCAACCAAATCGAAGAAGTTTATCCCTACCTGAGAGCACGAGACTGTAACGCTGCCATTGAATTCTACCAGCGCGCTTTCGGAGCTGTAGAAGATTTTCGATTGACTGAGCCGGGTGGACGCATAGGACACGCCGAACTTAAGTTTGGAACAGCAACGATCATGGTGTCAGACGAATACCCGGAATATGGAATCCTTGGACCACAGGATTCTGTACCCACTGGCTCGTCAGTTCATCTCCACGTCGAAGATGTGGACACCATGACGCAGCAGGCTGCAGAAGCGGGTGCTACCATTGTCATGGAACCACGCGACCAGTTTTACGGCGAGCGATCCTCCAAAGTACTTGATCCATTCGGCCACGAATGGTTACTTGGTTCGCACATTGAGGATGTCTCACCCGAAGAAATGCAGAGACGATTTGATGAAATGTTCAAAGAAGGCGAATCCGACAGCAAGAATACATCCTCGTGAGGTGTGAATGATAAATCAAATTTGACCTTCTAAAAATCGGTCCTTTCTTCTATACCAATATCATTGATTCGAAGTGTTTTAATTGTTAGCCAGTCAGTTAGATCATTGACTTTTGATACATCAAATCGGTGCGCGCGACGTATTTGACGCCTGAAGTGACCAGGCTTCCTTCATGCATAAGGGGGTGTTGAAAAAGCAGCCCCATTCCTGTTTGGGGTTGAATGGCAATTTCCGGGTCAGTCACAAATGTGGTAGCACCACCTGTAAAGTCTTCGTTGAGATAGACAAGAAACGAATAACAACTTTGCTCGTATTCATTCCGATAGAACGAACCATCGGCGTGTGTTCGGAATTGCATACCGGGCTTGTAACGATAACAGCGAAAGCGTTCATTGGCCCCCACAAGCGACATGTTGTGAATTTGTTTTGGCGCTCGTTCACCGACACGCGCTAATAACGTTTCTGCCAACTGTGGATCATCGAACATAACACGGTCATTATTGCGAACGTTTGGGTTCACTTCAGTACCACTGAGAGTGTTGATGGTCGCAATCTCAGGTTTGAGTGTTTCGATGCGCTGGATTAATTGCACACACTCCTCCGGCGATAAGACACCGGGGACTTCGAGAATGTAGGGCTGATCCGGATCAATGTTAAACATGTGGTTTCACTCAATAAGGTCTTGATTACTTAAGGGAGAACGACGACTTCTCATGCATCTGATTTATGACAGTGTATAAATTGATTTTATGAGAATGGTATCTAGTATATGACACGCTGAATTGCGAACAGGTTCGACGCAATATGAGCGACCAAACCTGTTTGTCAGGAAGCTTAATGTCGTCGGATAATCAATTAATAAAGCCGTTTTAGATCAACTCTGTTGTGAGCACATTGTCTGTCTTGAATGGTGTCTCAATTTTAATGAGCTGCTATTCTCGATTTCCCTCCGTGCGAACTCCGGCATCCCGTACAGGTGATTGATCGTGGAGCCTGAAGTCACCGCGGTCGGGGTTGCGAAACATTGGATTTTTGCCGTAACTTCCCTTTGTCTCGTTCGTCGGCAATCCGAGACGATTGCTCCGCTGTGGATTGTTGATGCAATACCAGTGGTTCTTTGCAAACCGAAACGTTTCTGGAGATGTACCATCGCCAATATTGATAATCGTACGAACCTCGTCTGATCGAAAGGCGATGATGTTGTTCGAAAACACACCGTTACGACAGGGAACAAACTTCGGCCCCTGCGATTCCTGCAGGATGCGCATCACCCATCGCTTTGGCCGGTAAATCGTGTTGTACCGGACGGTCGCCCCGTCCACGCCAACAAACACGATCGGGGACATCGAACCAATAAACGTGCAATCTTCAACGGTAATGTTCTTCGCTTCGTACGTGGCATTCGCAGGACGGAAGTAGTCATGACCAGTGCTGCCGCCAATGTTGATCGCACGCCCACCTGCATTTTCAAAACGGCAGCGGCTGACGGTGATGTCGGCACTGCCCCCTTTTATTTGGACTCCACTACCGAAGATATCTCCGCGATACCGAAACCTGCAGTCTTTAATCTCACCCTTGTGGCAACCGACCATGTCGATTGCCGAACCCCCGTCTCCCCAGCGTTCCACTTGACAGTCTTCGATTACGAAGTCGTCAACACCAGACAGCTTGATGCCGTCACGATTTCCCTTCGGTCCAATGTCTCGCACCTGAAGTCCATGCATGATGATATTTCGAGCAGGATTATGTGGATTTCCACCGTCGTCGATGTTGAGCCCGTTGCCCGTCGCACCAGTCAGTACGAGATTACGTAGTTCGATGTATGCGGGACCGCGCAGGTGGATTCCCGAAGTACCCGCAACAATCTTCGGAAGCTGACGCGGATCTTGAGCCTGCAAAACGATCGGCTTTTCTTTGGTTCCTCGGAGATTGTCAAACGTCAACCCACCACGATACTCACCTGGGGCGATCAGAATACGAGTTCCGGGCTCTGCCTCATTAACCGCCGCAATCAGTTTTGCACGATCGGCAACTTGTACCCTCAAACCCTCCTGCCAAGCATGCAATTGTGCCTCGAAGCAGGAGAAAAATAACACAACACTGAGTAACTGACACTGACATCGACGCACTCGAATCACTTGAGCCTCCGATTCAATCTTTACACTGGTTATATCGTAAAAAAGCTGCAGAGTCTGGGGTTTGTTTACGATTAAGATATCACGTTCAAACACGTTATTTCTGTATAAAACTCCTGGTCATTTTATCGTCCTAAAATATATTTACACGGGTTCCAGCTTCAAAGTCCAGTTTTTTAAAGATATCTTTTGGCAGTTTTGGATCAAGTTCCTTCTATGAATACCGCGTTTGTCTTCACTGCCGAAAATCGTAGCGACTTGAGTTCTTTGTATTCTTCTGAATTGTACCAGGAGTACGCCTTTGCGAGATTGGGAAACTCAATGATGACGGGAAATGTAGGAGACCAGGAACCTTCGACGACGTCGCATGTTCCACCGAGAACGATGTAACGACCGCCAAACTTCTTTACAATGGGCGCGGTACGCATCTTGTATTCCTCCAATTTCTCGGGATCAATCACTTCAAGATTATCAAAAAAACAGAAAGCAGACATGGGTAGACTCCTATGAAAAAAGTTGTGGTTCAGTCTGGTGGTTTCAGCAAATGCCAAACCAGATAAATGGTATATCAAGTACCAGAACTCCAAGGATTGGTGAGGACGCCCTCGCACGCTTCGTATTGAGGGCATCCCGCTTAAATAAAATAGAGATTCGCTTACCATCATCGCTGTTGACGATACGTTGAGGAAAGCGAATATGACGCCTAGCGACACACTTGTTGAACTCTTCCGGGTAGTGACAGGTTGCCTGACCAGACAGAATAGACTTCATAGACACCTAAAAGCGGATAGTCACCCGAAGGCATGACCTGCATATAAGCTGCAACCGCATCGAATTTGAAGTCTTTCTGATGATTGACTCGCCACAGAGGAACAAGCACACGTAATGTATCGTCCTTAATCACCACTGTTAGTCCTGGCGAGTCCATGTACATGGGCATGCCTGGATTTGTAGGCGGAAGTTTGACCCTTTTTTTCTCTGAGCCTGTAATTTGTTTGACGGCAAGCCCACCCTTCACACGGGTATCCTGTTTCAGCACAACCCAGTGTGTATGAAAGACGACGCCGTCATTCTTAAATTGACGGTCGTTATTTTCATCCCATAAAGGTGTGTCGTCGAAATCCGGATGACTTGTCACCGCTAACGCCACCGTTCCATCGGTCTCACTAAGTCCAACGTCACTTGCTTTGAGAGTCGTTGGAAATACGTAACCGAGCACGGGTGCTCCAGCCATCGTCCCTCTGGGTGTGGGAACAGTATTTCCAGGTTTCCCCTGGGTCGCAATTTCAAAAACCAGAAGATCAAGATCTTCCAGGAGACTGACCTTGGCATCACGGATAATAAGGTCCTTCGACTTTGTAACTGGCAAGATTTCAGGTGCCTTTTCTTGGGCATTCGCAACTCCTGTAATAAGAATAATAGCAATCAGGCAGAGTGTCGTTTTCATGATTAGGACTCCTAAATAAAAGTGTGGTGAAAAAAATTTGAAAGCACAAACGTTCTATTTACGAGGTAAAGGTTTTCCAATTCTGTTCCGCCAGAGTCACATCAGCTTCTTCATGATCTGGACAGTCAGATCGAATTGTCTGGTCTCCGAACGCAGCATCCACTAAAGCACAGTGATGTGGACGGGTGGGGTCATCGTGATGATTCGGACGGAAGTAACGGCAGGTTACACACATCTTGGCAACCGGAATCCGTCCAAGTTGCTGCAACTCTCGAAGAATTTGCAAAAGGGTCCGATAAAGCTGGGTCTGGTCTGTCGGGTCGAGGTGGGTGATCGCTGAGACGACTGCATCGTTAGAGTTATCGAGTCGGCGCACGAGTTTTTTACCCTGGGCGGTCAACGTGACTGCCAAGGCACGTTGATCATCGGCTGCCCGACGCTTTTTTACCAGACCCTTTTCAACGAGGGAACTAACTGAGTCGCTCACCGTGGGCGCGGTCACTGCGAGTTCGGCAGCGATTTCTGACAATCTTAGCGGCACACTTCGATGCTCCAATAGCAACAATACCTGCCCTTGAGTTGGATTGAGCCCATCCTCACTCAATGTATGCCAATTTTCAGCGCGCATTGCGACATTCAATCGAGAAAGAACATGTCCCAGCTTTTGTGGAAGTGATCGGTCTGATTTTTCTAATATGTTCATGATGGCATCTTTCATTTAGGACTCCTAAATAATATCCTCTGACCAAGAGTGAGTCAAGAGACCTTAAAAAAAATTTTTCCCAATAGGTCAGACATCATTTGTAGATCAGAAGGAGTGAGAACAGGGGTGGCTCTCCAGGTACTCTGGCCACCTAAGGCCGTTGGACAGAAATAGCTTACTACGCGCGAGTTAGGGTGACATCTACAGTGAATACGCCGATCAGTCTATAAACAAGTT
The Gimesia aquarii DNA segment above includes these coding regions:
- a CDS encoding VOC family protein, coding for MTDNTRPVNQIEEVYPYLRARDCNAAIEFYQRAFGAVEDFRLTEPGGRIGHAELKFGTATIMVSDEYPEYGILGPQDSVPTGSSVHLHVEDVDTMTQQAAEAGATIVMEPRDQFYGERSSKVLDPFGHEWLLGSHIEDVSPEEMQRRFDEMFKEGESDSKNTSS
- a CDS encoding 2OG-Fe(II) oxygenase: MFNIDPDQPYILEVPGVLSPEECVQLIQRIETLKPEIATINTLSGTEVNPNVRNNDRVMFDDPQLAETLLARVGERAPKQIHNMSLVGANERFRCYRYKPGMQFRTHADGSFYRNEYEQSCYSFLVYLNEDFTGGATTFVTDPEIAIQPQTGMGLLFQHPLMHEGSLVTSGVKYVARTDLMYQKSMI
- a CDS encoding right-handed parallel beta-helix repeat-containing protein, translating into MIRVRRCQCQLLSVVLFFSCFEAQLHAWQEGLRVQVADRAKLIAAVNEAEPGTRILIAPGEYRGGLTFDNLRGTKEKPIVLQAQDPRQLPKIVAGTSGIHLRGPAYIELRNLVLTGATGNGLNIDDGGNPHNPARNIIMHGLQVRDIGPKGNRDGIKLSGVDDFVIEDCQVERWGDGGSAIDMVGCHKGEIKDCRFRYRGDIFGSGVQIKGGSADITVSRCRFENAGGRAINIGGSTGHDYFRPANATYEAKNITVEDCTFIGSMSPIVFVGVDGATVRYNTIYRPKRWVMRILQESQGPKFVPCRNGVFSNNIIAFRSDEVRTIINIGDGTSPETFRFAKNHWYCINNPQRSNRLGLPTNETKGSYGKNPMFRNPDRGDFRLHDQSPVRDAGVRTEGNRE
- a CDS encoding DUF1330 domain-containing protein; translated protein: MSAFCFFDNLEVIDPEKLEEYKMRTAPIVKKFGGRYIVLGGTCDVVEGSWSPTFPVIIEFPNLAKAYSWYNSEEYKELKSLRFSAVKTNAVFIEGT
- a CDS encoding MarR family winged helix-turn-helix transcriptional regulator, coding for MKDAIMNILEKSDRSLPQKLGHVLSRLNVAMRAENWHTLSEDGLNPTQGQVLLLLEHRSVPLRLSEIAAELAVTAPTVSDSVSSLVEKGLVKKRRAADDQRALAVTLTAQGKKLVRRLDNSNDAVVSAITHLDPTDQTQLYRTLLQILRELQQLGRIPVAKMCVTCRYFRPNHHDDPTRPHHCALVDAAFGDQTIRSDCPDHEEADVTLAEQNWKTFTS